In Marivivens aquimaris, one genomic interval encodes:
- a CDS encoding tetratricopeptide repeat protein — MTKTVILSAVLAAFVSAGYAEENDEQGTLNPDEMSLSRQLRNAQEGETSMTICASGYLMTKSGQHEMARELFLRCVEDGYTGAMTWMSYLEDNGFGAPMDPDRAAEYDRMAAEAGDPIGMFNYGLDMMRGRGAPLDEEAGRALVDQAAELGFEDAERLRASGYDLDEVTPDADNWKYAPVF; from the coding sequence ATGACGAAGACCGTAATTCTATCGGCCGTTCTGGCCGCGTTTGTGTCGGCAGGCTATGCCGAGGAAAACGACGAACAAGGCACGCTCAATCCCGACGAGATGAGCCTGAGCCGCCAGCTCCGCAATGCGCAGGAAGGCGAGACGTCGATGACGATCTGCGCGTCGGGATACTTAATGACCAAATCGGGCCAGCACGAGATGGCGCGCGAATTGTTCCTACGCTGTGTGGAGGACGGCTACACGGGCGCGATGACGTGGATGAGCTATCTTGAGGACAACGGGTTCGGTGCGCCGATGGACCCCGACCGCGCGGCTGAATACGACCGCATGGCCGCTGAAGCGGGTGATCCTATCGGAATGTTCAACTACGGCCTCGACATGATGCGTGGACGCGGTGCGCCACTGGACGAAGAAGCCGGGCGTGCCCTGGTCGATCAGGCGGCAGAGCTTGGCTTCGAGGATGCAGAGCGCCTACGTGCGTCGGGCTACGACCTCGACGAGGTCACGCCGGATGCGGACAACTGGAAATATGCGCCGGTTTTCTAG
- the adh gene encoding aldehyde dehydrogenase encodes MNKQTQADFRVQSPFKDRYDNFIGGKFVAPVGGRYMDNITPITGHKVCEVARSSADDVELALDAAHAAKDAWGKTSAAHRSNILLKIADRIEDNIDLLAAAETWDNGKPIRETSLADIPLSVDHFRYFAGVLRGQEGTMSEIDHDTVAYHFHEPLGVVGQIIPWNFSILMAAWKLAPALAAGNCVVMKPAEQTPAAIMVLMELIADLLPEGVLNIVNGLGAETGDALARSNRIAKIAFTGSTATGRKIMEAATVNLIPVTLELGGKSPNIFFSDVMAQDDAFLDKAVEGFVLFAFNQGEVCTCPSRALIQEDIYEEFIARCIERVKAIKQGDPREMSTMVGAQASAQQHEKIMSYLNIGREEGAEVLVGGDAARFNGELSDGYYIQPTILKGHNKMRVFQEEIFGPVVSVTTFKDEEEALAIANDTMYGLGAGVWTRDGTRAYRFGRGVEAGRVWVNNYHAYPAHAAFGGYKQSGIGRENHKMMLDHYQQTKNMLVSYNPNKLGFF; translated from the coding sequence TGGACAACATCACGCCGATCACCGGCCATAAGGTGTGCGAAGTCGCCCGTTCGAGCGCTGATGACGTCGAGCTCGCTCTGGACGCCGCACACGCTGCGAAAGACGCATGGGGCAAGACCTCGGCTGCGCATCGTTCGAACATCCTGCTGAAGATCGCTGATCGCATCGAAGACAACATCGACCTTCTCGCCGCTGCCGAAACATGGGACAACGGCAAGCCGATCCGCGAAACCAGCCTTGCCGATATTCCGCTTTCGGTCGACCACTTCCGCTACTTCGCAGGCGTTCTGCGTGGTCAGGAAGGCACCATGAGCGAGATCGACCACGACACCGTGGCCTACCACTTCCACGAGCCGCTGGGCGTTGTCGGCCAGATCATCCCGTGGAACTTCTCGATCCTGATGGCAGCTTGGAAACTGGCTCCGGCACTGGCCGCAGGCAACTGTGTCGTCATGAAGCCGGCAGAGCAGACCCCCGCCGCAATCATGGTTCTGATGGAACTGATCGCCGACCTGCTGCCCGAAGGCGTCCTGAACATCGTCAACGGCCTCGGCGCCGAAACCGGTGATGCGCTGGCCCGCTCGAACCGTATCGCCAAGATCGCCTTCACCGGCTCGACCGCGACCGGCCGCAAGATCATGGAAGCCGCGACCGTCAACCTGATCCCCGTCACGTTGGAGCTTGGCGGCAAGTCCCCGAACATCTTCTTCTCGGACGTCATGGCGCAGGACGACGCGTTCCTCGACAAAGCTGTCGAAGGCTTCGTTCTGTTCGCGTTCAACCAGGGCGAGGTCTGCACCTGCCCGAGCCGCGCGCTCATTCAGGAAGACATCTACGAAGAGTTCATCGCTCGCTGCATCGAGCGCGTGAAGGCCATCAAGCAGGGCGACCCGCGCGAAATGTCGACCATGGTCGGTGCTCAGGCCAGCGCCCAGCAGCACGAAAAGATCATGTCCTACCTGAACATCGGCCGCGAAGAGGGCGCCGAGGTTCTGGTCGGTGGTGACGCTGCTCGTTTCAACGGCGAGCTGTCGGACGGCTACTACATCCAGCCGACCATCCTGAAGGGCCACAACAAGATGCGCGTCTTCCAGGAAGAGATCTTCGGTCCGGTCGTCTCTGTGACCACCTTCAAGGATGAAGAAGAAGCTCTCGCGATTGCCAACGACACGATGTACGGCCTCGGCGCTGGCGTCTGGACCCGTGACGGCACCCGCGCATACCGCTTTGGCCGCGGTGTCGAAGCTGGCCGTGTGTGGGTGAACAACTACCACGCCTATCCGGCACACGCCGCATTCGGTGGTTACAAGCAGTCGGGTATCGGCCGCGAGAACCACAAGATGATGCTCGACCACTACCAGCAGACCAAGAACATGCTGGTCAGCTACAACCCGAACAAGCTGGGCTTCTTCTAA
- a CDS encoding ABC transporter substrate-binding protein yields the protein MSKFTRHLRGAAVVLSATLATGATYAEDATLRIATQLTGTVNWELTTIRERGLDQENGFTLDVHDVTAGPAGQIALLAGEVDMIVSDWLWVARQRADGGDFVFIPYSRAVGAIYVPEDSSAQTLADLEGSQIGIAGGPVDKSWLILRAYAESELGFDLAGETEQVFGAPPLIFETALSGDLDAAINFWHFGAKMEAAGMRPLMTVAEAGAALGLDPDTPLLGYVVSGEFAAENPDLVASFAAASRAAKDVLATDDSAWEDLRPIMRANSDAQFEALIAGFRAGIPDEGPVDEASAAAMFKIMADLGGDQLVGKAETLPDGVFW from the coding sequence ATGTCGAAATTCACACGCCATCTGCGGGGGGCCGCAGTGGTCCTGTCCGCGACACTCGCCACCGGTGCCACATACGCCGAAGACGCCACGCTGCGCATCGCGACCCAGTTGACCGGAACCGTGAACTGGGAACTCACCACCATCCGTGAACGCGGGCTGGATCAGGAGAACGGGTTCACGCTCGACGTGCATGACGTCACCGCCGGACCTGCGGGCCAGATCGCGCTGCTGGCAGGTGAGGTCGATATGATCGTGTCGGATTGGCTCTGGGTGGCGCGTCAACGTGCGGACGGCGGCGATTTCGTCTTTATCCCCTACAGCCGCGCCGTCGGTGCGATCTATGTGCCCGAGGATAGCAGCGCCCAGACGCTCGCCGACCTCGAAGGCTCGCAGATCGGAATTGCGGGCGGTCCGGTCGATAAAAGCTGGCTGATCCTGCGCGCTTACGCTGAGTCCGAGCTAGGCTTCGACCTTGCTGGCGAGACAGAGCAGGTCTTTGGCGCGCCGCCGCTGATCTTTGAAACCGCGCTGTCGGGCGATCTGGATGCGGCGATCAACTTCTGGCACTTCGGCGCCAAGATGGAAGCCGCCGGGATGCGCCCGCTGATGACTGTTGCCGAGGCGGGCGCCGCGCTTGGCCTTGATCCCGACACCCCGCTGCTGGGCTACGTGGTTTCGGGCGAGTTCGCCGCAGAGAACCCCGACCTCGTCGCCAGCTTTGCCGCTGCCAGCCGCGCGGCCAAAGATGTTCTGGCGACCGACGACAGCGCATGGGAAGACCTCCGCCCGATCATGCGCGCCAACTCGGACGCGCAGTTCGAGGCGCTGATCGCGGGCTTCCGCGCGGGCATTCCGGACGAAGGTCCGGTAGATGAAGCCTCCGCCGCTGCGATGTTCAAGATCATGGCCGACCTCGGCGGTGACCAGTTGGTTGGCAAGGCGGAAACGCTGCCGGACGGCGTCTTCTGGTGA
- a CDS encoding ABC transporter ATP-binding protein has product MTSNAILTLNLTEASYVGRQVLGPINFGLARAEVVAVCGPSGIGKSTLLRIIAGLHKNYSGTCDVGGKLAIVLQEPTLLPWRTALQNITLLAGCDEAQAQEALSDVGLGDRGSALPDELSLGQQRRLALARAVAAKPDLLLMDEPFVSLDAATADEMMGLVERLHAQHGFAAVLVTHAANEASRLADRILRLDGQPAQLVA; this is encoded by the coding sequence GTGACATCAAACGCGATACTCACGCTGAACCTGACGGAGGCATCCTATGTCGGCCGTCAGGTACTCGGCCCGATCAACTTCGGCCTCGCAAGGGCCGAAGTTGTTGCCGTTTGCGGGCCATCGGGTATCGGGAAAAGCACACTCCTGCGGATCATCGCGGGGCTGCACAAGAACTATTCAGGCACTTGCGACGTGGGCGGAAAGCTCGCGATCGTCCTGCAAGAGCCGACCCTGCTACCGTGGCGCACGGCGCTTCAGAACATTACGCTGCTGGCTGGCTGCGACGAGGCACAGGCGCAGGAGGCGCTGTCGGACGTGGGCCTTGGGGATCGCGGAAGCGCCCTGCCGGACGAGTTGTCACTTGGCCAGCAAAGACGCCTCGCGCTGGCCCGCGCTGTAGCTGCCAAGCCTGACCTGTTGTTGATGGACGAACCGTTTGTCTCACTCGATGCGGCAACGGCGGACGAGATGATGGGGCTGGTCGAACGGCTCCACGCGCAGCACGGATTTGCTGCGGTCCTCGTCACCCACGCAGCGAACGAAGCCAGCAGATTAGCGGACCGCATTCTACGTCTGGACGGGCAGCCTGCACAGCTTGTAGCCTAG